A genomic region of Bactrocera dorsalis isolate Fly_Bdor chromosome 3, ASM2337382v1, whole genome shotgun sequence contains the following coding sequences:
- the LOC105223363 gene encoding uncharacterized protein LOC105223363 — MDQESDYAEEYDNTESEPHFETQNADLHRSHDSQQDAKNRRSRSSSRAGRHSFRASKITTDELNRAGFQIRTTIQSFDDEDYECEDFLNYDEHLVQLEHTLRMSFLDKFTGLPNIDEISSESTESIIEQVEEKTMDMTLSGKFVDPLTGLDIIESDKEDEYEYMEIEESYEEEDEGYEPFDITEDSELLQLLGHEVSEEPEEVDKALFDLDYIQKIMQAVDVQDIEQLIVEDTRRQNEEIVAAFIEDLFQIVAKATQYKDPQEILRKSVDKRRLMDEINGKVRTLEMEQSVRLYLNRKVVDHHKRKHMYRAITEDSVENLEFQMGKYHSFLQKYNEVLGKEEELERVTKTKIDKLHEIFEEKQCKVSEKISEFEALAYRVILQKQRRDNMNEGEIDLNVFDSAENEERSRIISIFLKKMALARRELSKVRLILIKKQHLFTDLQTRLNQIQNIGNGLKLFQFENLQNDVIQLFKKNDERDSELAKARTQQQLDVHISSHLRERILMLRNRLSVQKMTFRELLRQSQIARRNVYKQKQIRAQIRKEIKECTFQGGILSKPSLMVDYDRTEEAIDEKRIIVEALRSQYKKIVDKIAYYEQMLNSRSSNKYVLGK, encoded by the exons ATGGATCAAGAAAGCGACTACGCTGAAGAGTACGATAATACTGAGTCCGAGCCACATTTTGAAACACAGAATGCTGATCTACACAGATCGCATGACTCGCAGCAAGATGCAAAGAACCGAAGGTCCCGCAGTTCAAGTCGGGCTGGTAGACATTCGTTCCGCGCTTCAAAAATTACCACTGATGAGCTTAATCGCGCTGGTTTCCAAATCAGAACTACTATACAGTCATTCGACGATGAAGATTACGAATGTGAAGATTTTTTGAACTATGATGAGCACTTGGTGCAGTTAGAACATACGCTGCGAATGAGTTTTTTGGATAAATTTACGGGTTTACCAAATATCGATGAAATTTCTTCCGAGTCCACCGAATCTATTATCGAACAAGTGGAAGAGAAAACGATGGATATGACATTATCGGGTAAATTTGTCGATCCACTAACCGGCTTAGACATAATAGAATCCGATAAAGAGGATGAATATGAATATATGGAGATCGAAGAGTCTTACGAAGAGGAAGACGAAGGTTACGAACCATTCGATATTACCGAAGATAGTGAATTACTACAACTACTGGGACATGAGGTTTCAGAAGAACCTGAAGAAGTCGACAAGGCACTATTCGATTTGGATTATATACAGAAAATCATGCAAGCTGTAGACGTGCAGGATATCGAACAGCTCATAGTGGAGGATACACGCCGGCAAAATGAAGAAATCGTTGCTGCTTTCATTGAAGATCTATTTCAAATAGTTGCCAAAGCAACTCAATATAAGGATCCGCAAGAGATATTGCGCAAATCCGTCGACAAGCGTCGGTTAATGGATGAAATTAATGGAAAAGTGCGAACACTCGAAATGGAGCAGAGCGTGCGTTTATATCTCAATCGCAAAGTCGTCGATCATCATAAGCGTAAGCATATGTATCGCGCAATAACAGAGGATTCTGTCGAAAATCTGGAATTTCAAATGGGAAAATATCActcttttttacaaaaatacaacGAAGTATTGGGCAAAGAGGAGGAACTTGAACGTGTGACCAAAACCAAAATTGACAAATTGCATGAGATATTCGAGGAAAAACAGTGTAAAGTGAGTGAGAAGATTAGCGAGTTTGAGGCGCTTGCTTACCGCGTGatactacaaaaacaaagaagGGACAACATGAACGAGGGTGAGATCGATTTAAATGTCTTCGATAGCGCGGAAAATGAGGAACGCTCCAGA attatatctatatttttgaagaaaatggcACTGGCGCGCAGGGAACTGTCTAAAGTTCGACTTATCTTAATCAAAAAGCAGCACTTATTCACTGATCTGCAAaca CGCCTCAATCAAATACAAAACATCGGCAATGgtctaaaattatttcaattcgaGAATCTGCAAAACGATGTCATACAATTGTTCAAGAAAAATGATG AACGCGACTCGGAGCTGGCTAAAGCTCGCACCCAGCAACAACTCGACGTTCACATTAGCTCGCATCTGAGGGAGCGCATACTGATGCTGCGCAACAGGTTGAGTGTGCAGAAAATGACCTTCCGCGAATTATTGAGGCAATCGCAAATTGCCCGACGCAATGTTTATAAACAGAAGCAGATACGCGCACAAATCCGTAAAGAAATCAAGGAGTGCACGTTTCAAGGCGGTATATTGTCGAAGCCCTCACTGATGGTTGATTATGATCGAACTGAGGAGGCGATAGATGAGAAAAGGATAATCGTTGAAGCTTTACGTAGTCAATATAAGAAAATAGTCGATAAAATTGCATACTATGAACAAATGCTAAATTCAAGATCctcaaataaatatgttttaggAAAGTGA